In one Deltaproteobacteria bacterium genomic region, the following are encoded:
- a CDS encoding PAS domain S-box protein, with translation MRDHHKSKKQLLNELNELRARIDELQVSKEEARNTEKALYESEERLKLALEGAREGLWDWNIETDELYFNSRWVEALGYTVDQVPRRMSFWKGLVHPDDLSVIRKALIDHFKGSTEFYRAEHRMRTRGGEWKWVLDRGKVVERDEHGRALRAIGTNVDIDAHKKAEQQLDGLRRQHQLILNSVWEGILGVDTSGIHTFVNPAAARMLGYETGELVGSHSHSTWHHFKADGSPYPEEECPICAPLRESISNFAGEEVFWKKDGAAFPVEFTAGPVGEDGGILGRVIVFRDITERKQSDEALRKSEQRNRLLIEGSPLGIEILQDDKVVYVNPTFLKFFGYESPQEVLGASQEDLVTSETQELIVKRRIARRAGKSIPGFFEGTALKMTGELLDLVFWPKRIDYLGEPALLYFLADRTEEKKLRAQLFQAQKMEAIGTLAGGVAHDFNNILAIILGFSELLLSDKPSEHPDRADLERIAEAGRRGTDLVQGLLAFSRKSAMKPRPIDMNLQLKQIRNILSRTIPKMVEIDLKLAHDLARVNADPTQMDQVLMNLAVNARDAMPEGGKFTIETANVTLDEEFCMLHPGAVPGDYILLTISDTGVGMDKETLQHVFEPFFTTKESGAGTGLGLAIVYGIVKQNMGYIACYSEPGQGATFMIYLPALIDEPRVSHYETERAIPSVGTETILLVDDEELLRDLGKKVLSQAGYTVITASNGQEALELYARRRSGISLVILDFIMPKMGGKECLEKLLKIDPKAKVIIASGYSANGSSAAAIQFEAKEVLSKPYEMRRLLKVVREVLDAA, from the coding sequence ATGAGAGACCACCACAAGAGCAAGAAGCAACTCCTCAACGAGCTGAACGAACTCCGCGCGAGGATCGATGAACTCCAGGTATCGAAAGAAGAGGCCAGGAACACTGAAAAGGCTTTGTACGAGAGCGAGGAACGGCTGAAACTGGCGCTCGAGGGAGCCAGGGAAGGTCTCTGGGATTGGAATATCGAAACGGATGAACTCTATTTCAATTCGCGGTGGGTGGAAGCGCTTGGCTATACCGTTGATCAGGTGCCCCGGCGGATGAGCTTTTGGAAAGGCCTTGTCCATCCGGACGACCTGTCGGTTATTAGAAAAGCACTGATCGATCACTTCAAAGGAAGTACGGAATTCTATCGGGCCGAACACCGCATGAGAACAAGAGGAGGGGAATGGAAGTGGGTTCTGGACCGTGGAAAAGTGGTGGAACGGGATGAACATGGGAGGGCGCTTCGGGCCATTGGAACCAACGTGGATATTGATGCCCACAAGAAGGCCGAGCAGCAGCTCGACGGGCTTCGAAGGCAGCATCAACTGATCCTGAATTCGGTCTGGGAGGGAATACTCGGAGTGGACACCAGTGGCATTCACACGTTTGTCAACCCGGCAGCGGCGCGAATGCTCGGTTATGAAACAGGAGAGCTTGTCGGCAGCCATAGCCATTCGACCTGGCACCACTTCAAAGCGGACGGGAGTCCCTATCCGGAAGAGGAATGCCCCATTTGCGCCCCTTTGAGGGAAAGCATTTCCAATTTTGCAGGGGAAGAGGTCTTCTGGAAAAAGGATGGCGCCGCCTTCCCCGTGGAATTCACAGCCGGTCCGGTTGGCGAAGACGGCGGGATTTTGGGAAGGGTGATCGTTTTTCGGGACATCACCGAGCGAAAGCAGTCGGACGAGGCATTAAGAAAATCGGAACAACGAAATCGACTCCTCATCGAAGGGTCCCCTCTCGGCATCGAGATTTTGCAGGACGATAAAGTCGTCTATGTCAATCCGACGTTCCTGAAGTTCTTTGGATATGAGAGCCCACAGGAGGTTCTTGGTGCGTCCCAGGAAGATCTTGTCACCAGTGAGACCCAAGAGCTTATTGTAAAAAGACGAATAGCACGCCGGGCCGGGAAGTCGATTCCCGGCTTTTTCGAGGGAACGGCCCTGAAAATGACCGGAGAACTGCTCGATCTGGTTTTCTGGCCGAAGAGAATTGATTACCTTGGAGAGCCTGCCCTTTTATACTTTTTAGCAGACAGGACCGAAGAAAAAAAACTGAGGGCGCAGCTTTTTCAGGCCCAGAAAATGGAAGCTATAGGGACGCTGGCAGGCGGAGTTGCGCACGACTTTAACAATATTCTGGCCATTATCCTGGGCTTCTCCGAGTTGCTTCTGTCGGACAAACCATCGGAGCACCCGGATCGGGCGGATCTCGAAAGGATAGCCGAGGCGGGCAGGAGAGGAACCGACCTGGTGCAGGGATTGCTTGCTTTCAGTCGCAAGTCTGCGATGAAGCCCCGGCCTATAGACATGAACTTACAGCTGAAACAGATCAGGAATATCCTGAGCAGAACCATTCCCAAGATGGTCGAGATCGATTTGAAACTTGCCCATGATCTAGCCAGGGTCAATGCGGACCCCACCCAGATGGATCAAGTACTGATGAACCTTGCGGTCAATGCCAGAGATGCCATGCCCGAGGGTGGCAAGTTTACCATTGAAACTGCAAATGTCACTCTGGATGAAGAGTTTTGCATGCTGCATCCGGGAGCCGTACCCGGTGATTACATACTGCTCACCATATCGGACACCGGCGTCGGCATGGATAAGGAAACGCTTCAGCACGTATTTGAACCCTTCTTCACCACTAAGGAATCAGGAGCGGGCACAGGTCTGGGACTTGCCATTGTTTACGGAATCGTCAAGCAAAATATGGGCTATATCGCCTGTTACAGCGAACCCGGCCAAGGCGCTACGTTCATGATTTACCTTCCGGCGCTCATAGACGAGCCACGGGTATCCCACTACGAAACGGAAAGAGCCATACCCAGTGTCGGAACTGAGACCATTCTGCTTGTGGATGACGAGGAACTCTTGAGAGACCTTGGGAAAAAGGTCCTCAGCCAAGCGGGCTACACCGTTATCACTGCTTCCAACGGACAAGAAGCATTAGAGCTTTACGCACGCCGACGGAGCGGCATCTCCCTGGTAATCTTGGACTTCATCATGCCGAAGATGGGAGGAAAGGAGTGCCTCGAGAAGCTGTTGAAAATCGATCCGAAAGCAAAGGTTATTATTGCCAGCGGGTATTCCGCCAATGGATCTTCGGCGGCGGCTATTCAATTCGAGGCAAAAGAGGTTCTGAGCAAACCCTATGAAATGAGGCGGTTGCTGAAGGTGGTTCGGGAGGTCCTGGACGCGGCGTAA
- a CDS encoding helix-turn-helix domain-containing protein: MTPTFEAHTKDCPNECGSMDLKKHKAKGSFRGVDTEYDSERYVCDRCGLETSTLEQAAEAQKALSESYKKTVGLMTGEELAARRKELGLSQEALARLLNIGVASVKRWETGLIQTKSMDRLLRETLDKNKPSGDVSRGNRELSLPRIKRVLKCFEKHLNRVLLSQKMLYGAKYLWYADMLAFRELGQGMTGACYAALPQGPQLDNYRELIPVIIEADENESESLTREEERIIARVANTFPKNKQVYDAAHNESIWSHTPTGHHIKYSDAEKLQAV; this comes from the coding sequence ATGACGCCTACATTCGAAGCACACACGAAGGACTGCCCCAACGAGTGCGGCTCGATGGACTTGAAGAAGCATAAGGCCAAAGGCAGCTTCCGGGGGGTGGATACGGAGTATGACTCCGAAAGGTACGTCTGTGACCGATGCGGACTGGAGACGTCCACATTGGAGCAGGCGGCCGAGGCCCAAAAGGCTTTGTCGGAAAGCTACAAGAAAACCGTCGGGCTCATGACCGGCGAGGAACTCGCTGCCCGGCGTAAGGAACTCGGCCTGTCCCAGGAGGCCCTTGCCAGGTTACTGAATATCGGCGTTGCGAGCGTCAAGCGTTGGGAGACCGGACTGATTCAGACAAAGTCCATGGATCGTCTGTTAAGGGAAACCTTGGATAAGAACAAGCCGTCGGGTGATGTCTCGCGGGGAAACAGGGAGCTTAGCTTACCAAGGATTAAGCGCGTGTTGAAGTGCTTCGAAAAACACCTGAATCGCGTTTTACTTTCACAGAAAATGCTTTACGGTGCAAAGTACCTTTGGTACGCGGATATGCTGGCGTTCAGGGAACTCGGGCAGGGGATGACGGGAGCGTGCTACGCTGCGCTGCCCCAAGGTCCCCAACTGGACAACTACAGGGAATTGATACCGGTCATCATCGAAGCTGATGAGAATGAATCCGAGTCCTTGACCAGGGAAGAAGAAAGGATCATTGCCCGGGTCGCCAACACATTTCCCAAAAACAAACAAGTATACGACGCGGCTCACAACGAATCGATCTGGAGCCATACCCCCACAGGTCACCACATCAAATACAGCGATGCTGAAAAATTGCAGGCCGTATAG